From a single Oreochromis niloticus isolate F11D_XX linkage group LG4, O_niloticus_UMD_NMBU, whole genome shotgun sequence genomic region:
- the ndufa4a gene encoding cytochrome c oxidase subunit NDUFA4L, translating to MLAIVRKQLRNHPALIPLFIFIGGGATMSLLYLARLGLRNPDVCWDRKNNPEPWNKLGPNDQYKFFTVNMDYSKLKKDRPDF from the exons ATGCTCGCCATAGTCCGCAAACAACTTAGAAACCACCCAGCT CTGATCCCCCTTTTCATCTTCATCGGTGGAGGAGCAACCATGTCTCTGTTGTACCTCGCCCGTCTGGGCTTGAGAAACCCTGACGTCTG CTGGGATCGCAAGAATAATCCAGAGCCCTGGAACAAACTTGGCCCAAATGATCAGTACAAG tttttcacagtcAACATGGACTACAGCAAGCTGAAGAAGGACCGTCCTGATTTCTAA